A stretch of the Deinococcus reticulitermitis genome encodes the following:
- the rplE gene encoding 50S ribosomal protein L5 yields the protein MQQLKQKYNEQVRSQLMQQFGYSSVMAVPRIEKIVVNEGLGSSKEDSKAIDKAAKELALITLQKPIITKAKKSISNFKLRQGMPVGIKVTLRGERMYVFLEKLINIGLPRIRDFRGINPNAFDGRGNYNLGIKEQLIFPEITYDMVDKTRGMDITIVTTAKTDEEARALLQAMGLPFRKQ from the coding sequence ATGCAGCAACTCAAGCAGAAGTACAACGAGCAGGTCCGGTCCCAATTGATGCAGCAGTTCGGCTACTCCAGCGTGATGGCTGTGCCGCGCATCGAGAAAATCGTGGTCAACGAGGGCCTGGGCAGCTCCAAGGAAGACTCCAAGGCGATCGACAAGGCCGCCAAGGAACTCGCCCTGATCACGCTGCAAAAGCCGATCATCACCAAGGCGAAAAAGAGCATCTCGAACTTCAAGCTGCGCCAGGGCATGCCGGTCGGCATCAAGGTCACGCTGCGCGGGGAGCGCATGTACGTGTTCCTCGAAAAGCTGATCAACATCGGTCTGCCGCGCATCCGCGACTTCCGCGGGATCAACCCCAACGCCTTTGACGGGCGCGGGAACTACAACCTCGGCATCAAGGAGCAGCTGATCTTCCCCGAGATCACCTACGACATGGTCGACAAGACCCGCGGCATGGACATCACCATCGTCACGACCGCCAAGACCGACGAGGAAGCCCGCGCGCTGCTTCAGGCGATGGGCCTGCCCTTCCGCAAGCAGTAA
- a CDS encoding glycosyltransferase, with protein sequence MRIGIVTATYQPSRNGVATSTALYARGLRERGHDVRIFAPRHPQQRGAEPGVYRLNASFSGARVLGAPADYPMLLAPGPLLTAKLPLRDVDVWHTMHPFLAGQLALKWARLSGAPVVYTAHTQYEQYLHYAPIPSEVGRAVMRPHIAAFARRMDAVLAPGRAMVDMLRDYGFRGEVTLFPNPVDLSSFVGADGSAFRAEHGVPTQAPLVVYLGRLAPEKNLGVLLSAFTQARARRPELRLLVVGDGPSLAGLRAQAPEGATFTGPVPYTRVPEVLAAADAFLTASTSEVLPMSMIEALAAGAPLVAAQSPAALDLIVEGENGTVRPAEAEALAAGLLAVLEPGALPGFQAQARASAGQYDLRTRSEALEEIYERVITQRRPGRRPRAG encoded by the coding sequence GTGCGTATCGGAATCGTGACCGCCACCTATCAGCCTTCCCGCAACGGCGTGGCGACGAGCACCGCCCTGTATGCCCGTGGCCTGCGCGAGCGAGGACACGACGTGCGCATCTTCGCGCCGCGTCACCCACAGCAGCGCGGGGCCGAGCCGGGCGTTTACCGCCTCAATGCCTCGTTCAGCGGCGCGCGGGTCCTGGGCGCTCCCGCCGATTATCCGATGCTGCTCGCGCCGGGGCCTCTGTTGACAGCCAAATTGCCGCTGCGTGACGTGGACGTGTGGCACACCATGCACCCTTTCCTCGCGGGGCAGCTCGCGCTGAAGTGGGCGCGGCTCTCGGGAGCGCCGGTGGTGTATACCGCGCATACCCAATACGAGCAGTATCTCCATTACGCTCCGATTCCTTCGGAAGTGGGGCGGGCCGTGATGCGCCCGCATATCGCCGCGTTTGCCCGCCGGATGGACGCGGTGCTCGCGCCAGGCCGGGCGATGGTGGACATGCTGCGGGACTACGGCTTCCGGGGAGAGGTCACGCTGTTCCCGAACCCGGTGGACCTCTCGTCGTTTGTGGGTGCGGACGGTTCGGCGTTCCGGGCTGAACATGGGGTGCCGACCCAGGCGCCCCTCGTGGTGTACCTGGGCCGCCTCGCGCCGGAGAAGAACCTCGGCGTGCTTCTGAGCGCCTTCACCCAGGCGCGGGCACGCCGCCCCGAACTGCGGCTGCTCGTCGTGGGCGACGGCCCGAGCCTCGCCGGGCTGCGTGCCCAGGCTCCGGAGGGTGCCACCTTCACCGGGCCGGTGCCGTATACCCGCGTGCCGGAAGTGCTTGCCGCCGCCGACGCTTTCCTGACCGCGAGCACGAGCGAAGTGCTGCCGATGTCGATGATTGAGGCGCTCGCCGCCGGGGCGCCCCTGGTGGCGGCGCAGAGTCCAGCGGCCCTCGATCTGATCGTGGAAGGCGAGAACGGGACGGTGCGCCCCGCCGAGGCCGAGGCCCTGGCCGCCGGCCTGCTTGCCGTGCTCGAACCCGGCGCGTTGCCGGGCTTTCAGGCCCAGGCGCGCGCCTCGGCGGGGCAGTACGACTTGCGGACACGGTCGGAGGCGCTCGAAGAGATATACGAACGGGTCATCACCCAGCGGCGGCCAGGGCGGCGGCCCCGCGCGGGCTGA
- a CDS encoding antibiotic biosynthesis monooxygenase family protein: protein MITVMNRIGVKPEYAEAFEESFRQRAGIVDGMPGFVRNEVLRPTKPGDPYIVLTYWQDEASFRRWTESDEFKQGHARSGSLPHDAFTGRPVLEMHEVFLDSAQGR, encoded by the coding sequence ATGATCACCGTGATGAACCGCATCGGGGTCAAGCCCGAATATGCCGAGGCGTTTGAAGAGAGCTTTCGCCAGCGCGCCGGCATCGTCGACGGCATGCCTGGCTTCGTGCGCAACGAGGTGCTGCGCCCGACCAAGCCGGGGGATCCCTACATCGTGCTCACCTACTGGCAGGACGAGGCGTCCTTCCGCCGCTGGACCGAATCCGACGAGTTCAAACAGGGCCACGCCCGCTCCGGCAGCCTGCCGCACGACGCCTTCACCGGGAGGCCGGTGCTCGAGATGCACGAGGTATTTCTCGACAGCGCTCAGGGACGCTGA
- the pyrE gene encoding orotate phosphoribosyltransferase → MSEGLPSPPPEDMPDVLELYRQAGAFHEGRFLLASGRQSPYFLQSTTLLQHPQALVQLGGAMARRILAAGLAPDLIVGPAMGGVTLAYEVARQLSETLPQVRAIFAEKDGSGGMKLREAFTVTSQETFVAVEDVLTTGGSLLRAVRAVEAQGARCLGLCCIIDRRRETGPLQGYPLMSLQELYFDTYAAHELPDWLAARPLREI, encoded by the coding sequence ATGAGCGAAGGACTCCCTTCACCCCCCCCCGAAGACATGCCCGACGTGCTGGAGCTCTACCGCCAGGCCGGAGCCTTCCACGAGGGCCGCTTTCTGCTCGCGTCGGGGCGGCAGTCGCCCTACTTCCTGCAATCGACCACCCTGCTGCAACACCCGCAGGCGCTGGTGCAGCTCGGCGGCGCGATGGCTCGCCGGATTCTGGCCGCCGGCCTCGCCCCCGACCTGATCGTCGGCCCCGCGATGGGCGGCGTGACCCTCGCCTACGAGGTCGCCCGCCAACTTTCGGAGACGCTGCCCCAGGTGCGCGCGATCTTTGCCGAGAAGGACGGCTCGGGCGGCATGAAGCTGCGCGAGGCGTTCACGGTCACTTCCCAGGAGACTTTCGTGGCGGTCGAGGACGTGCTCACGACCGGCGGCAGCCTGCTGCGCGCGGTGCGGGCCGTCGAGGCGCAGGGCGCGCGCTGCCTCGGCCTATGCTGCATCATCGACCGCCGCCGCGAGACCGGGCCGCTGCAAGGCTACCCACTGATGAGTCTCCAGGAACTCTATTTCGACACCTACGCCGCCCACGAACTGCCCGACTGGCTCGCCGCGCGCCCCCTGCGCGAGATCTGA
- a CDS encoding ribonuclease HI, whose translation MNHAFVDASWQEKPDGRGVGGWGLVLLLPGQLPARHQGRLDAPDNNAAELRAVLEAVRAAPVGEALTVHTDNQAVIACVARGQGPAFLDDLAREVWSEAQARGVRLRAVYAPRTRRHMQGAHLLANDARKGLGSPGAGASADHAEVLIEQRPGFPEARVGLRRRGERLSAVVPLDPESEVPGSVQALLAAVTLAQPGERLEVRRASPVAQAWWLRPERALRPAARERVAQARSQADGQGVQVLFV comes from the coding sequence ATGAACCACGCTTTTGTCGATGCGAGTTGGCAGGAGAAGCCCGACGGACGCGGCGTGGGCGGCTGGGGCCTGGTTCTGTTGCTGCCAGGGCAACTGCCCGCGCGGCACCAGGGCCGGCTCGACGCCCCCGACAACAACGCCGCCGAGCTGCGCGCAGTTCTGGAGGCGGTGCGGGCGGCGCCAGTCGGCGAGGCGCTGACGGTGCACACCGACAATCAGGCGGTGATCGCCTGCGTGGCGCGCGGGCAGGGGCCAGCTTTCCTGGATGATCTTGCGCGCGAGGTCTGGAGCGAGGCGCAGGCGCGCGGAGTGAGGTTGCGGGCAGTGTACGCGCCGCGCACCCGGCGGCACATGCAGGGGGCCCACCTTCTCGCCAACGACGCCCGCAAGGGCCTAGGCAGTCCGGGAGCGGGCGCGTCTGCCGATCACGCCGAGGTCCTGATCGAGCAGCGTCCCGGCTTTCCCGAAGCCCGCGTGGGCCTGCGGCGCCGGGGCGAGCGCCTGAGTGCCGTCGTGCCTCTCGATCCCGAGTCGGAGGTGCCGGGGAGTGTGCAGGCCCTGCTCGCCGCCGTCACGCTCGCGCAGCCCGGCGAGCGGCTGGAGGTGCGCCGTGCGAGCCCGGTCGCGCAGGCCTGGTGGCTGCGGCCCGAGCGCGCGCTGCGCCCGGCGGCGCGTGAGCGGGTCGCCCAGGCCCGCTCGCAGGCCGACGGGCAGGGCGTGCAGGTGCTGTTCGTATAG
- a CDS encoding M20/M25/M40 family metallo-hydrolase — protein MTELTADLSAHIERGLTDLRDLVALPSVSAQGRMLPETAAAVARLLEDEGFRVQTFPGQVAPVLLAEAGSGPQTLLIYNHYDVQPEDPLDLWESPPFTLTERAGRLYGRGVSDDKGEIASRLAAIRAVRERHGGKLPLRVRWLIEGEEEVGSPSLEAFITEHAEALRADGCWWEFGGISPEGRPVLSLGLKGVMCVELRCRVAESDLHSSLGAVIDNPLYRLARAVASLRDEAGTVTIPGFHDEVRGASAADLEAIARIPGDGAAVREAFGVTRPLATGPDHHRRSNLKPVVNVNGWGGGYQGEGSKTVLPAHGFVKLDFRLVPDQDPARVLELLRAHLAAQGLGDIEVVELEASQKAARADADHAFVQACVAAARAAHGAEPIVQPSSAASGPMHPFTSVLGVPCVAAGIGNHAGRVHAPNENIVREHFARGVAFGVELIEALGRAEPGSGLPTPEPATPLSDGSR, from the coding sequence ATGACTGAGCTGACAGCCGATCTGAGCGCCCACATCGAGCGCGGCCTCACGGACCTGCGCGACCTGGTGGCGCTGCCCAGCGTCTCGGCGCAGGGCCGGATGCTGCCTGAAACGGCGGCGGCGGTGGCCCGGCTGCTGGAAGACGAGGGCTTCCGCGTCCAGACCTTTCCCGGCCAGGTGGCCCCGGTGCTGCTCGCGGAGGCCGGCAGCGGCCCGCAGACTCTGCTGATCTACAACCACTACGACGTGCAGCCCGAGGACCCCCTCGACCTCTGGGAGTCGCCCCCGTTCACCCTGACTGAGCGGGCCGGGCGGCTCTACGGGCGCGGCGTATCGGACGACAAGGGCGAGATCGCCTCACGCCTCGCGGCGATCCGGGCAGTGCGTGAGCGGCATGGCGGCAAGCTGCCGCTGCGGGTGCGCTGGCTGATCGAGGGCGAGGAGGAGGTGGGCAGCCCAAGCCTCGAAGCTTTCATCACGGAGCACGCCGAGGCCCTGCGCGCCGACGGGTGCTGGTGGGAATTCGGCGGCATCAGCCCGGAGGGGCGGCCCGTGCTCAGCCTCGGCCTCAAGGGGGTGATGTGCGTCGAGCTGCGCTGCCGGGTGGCCGAATCGGACCTGCACAGCAGCCTCGGGGCGGTGATCGACAATCCCCTCTACCGCCTCGCGCGGGCGGTCGCCAGCCTGCGCGACGAGGCCGGCACGGTGACGATTCCCGGCTTCCACGACGAGGTCCGTGGGGCGAGCGCCGCCGATCTGGAGGCCATTGCCCGGATTCCGGGAGACGGCGCCGCCGTGCGCGAGGCGTTCGGCGTGACGCGCCCGCTGGCGACTGGGCCGGACCATCACCGCCGCAGCAACCTGAAGCCGGTGGTCAATGTCAACGGCTGGGGCGGCGGCTACCAGGGGGAAGGCAGCAAGACGGTGCTGCCGGCCCACGGCTTCGTGAAACTCGATTTCCGCCTGGTGCCTGACCAGGACCCGGCGCGGGTCTTGGAGCTCCTCAGGGCGCACCTCGCGGCGCAGGGCCTGGGCGACATCGAGGTTGTCGAGCTCGAGGCTTCCCAGAAGGCCGCGCGGGCCGATGCGGACCATGCTTTTGTGCAGGCCTGCGTCGCGGCGGCGCGCGCGGCCCACGGCGCCGAGCCCATCGTTCAGCCCTCCAGCGCGGCGAGTGGGCCGATGCACCCGTTTACCTCGGTGCTCGGCGTGCCCTGCGTGGCCGCCGGCATCGGCAACCATGCGGGCCGGGTCCACGCACCCAACGAGAACATCGTGCGCGAGCATTTCGCCCGTGGGGTCGCCTTCGGGGTCGAGCTGATCGAGGCGCTCGGCCGGGCAGAGCCGGGGTCCGGGCTGCCCACCCCGGAGCCTGCAACGCCCTTGTCAGACGGCAGCCGCTAG
- a CDS encoding DUF3809 domain-containing protein — MILDAEQQFTLIHPGGAVLALAFVRDPARALSQVRFLRDLQAEPSGVRGELLVTVPGLGEIDLPFRSGLLLTPGGARLQPQPLAGERAWVEVSGEAEVGAAGEMAFHFLFRAHLQTPGTEGWGGQAFEKMVRAAAGRTLERVARALPEGLSAALRGEAPVPGPDLSAVDPE, encoded by the coding sequence GTGATTCTGGACGCCGAGCAGCAGTTCACTCTGATCCATCCCGGCGGCGCGGTCTTGGCCCTCGCCTTTGTGCGTGATCCGGCCCGCGCCCTCTCGCAGGTGCGCTTTCTGCGGGACCTTCAGGCCGAACCGTCCGGCGTTCGGGGGGAGCTGCTGGTCACCGTGCCTGGCCTGGGCGAGATCGATCTGCCGTTTCGCAGCGGCCTGCTCCTGACGCCGGGCGGGGCACGGTTGCAGCCTCAGCCGCTCGCGGGGGAACGCGCCTGGGTCGAGGTGAGCGGGGAGGCTGAGGTGGGCGCGGCGGGCGAGATGGCCTTCCACTTTCTGTTCCGCGCCCACCTCCAGACCCCGGGCACCGAGGGCTGGGGGGGACAGGCCTTCGAGAAGATGGTGCGCGCCGCCGCCGGCCGCACGCTGGAGCGGGTGGCGAGGGCGCTGCCAGAGGGGTTGAGCGCCGCCTTGCGGGGGGAGGCCCCGGTGCCCGGACCTGACCTCAGCGCAGTTGATCCGGAATGA
- a CDS encoding DUF3248 domain-containing protein, whose protein sequence is MSQPPPPELTKQLEALGGHLVWRIGKDELSDNVIVRLGFASATPRFAHLPRLRSAGDAELGEALAAGRLVIEWVD, encoded by the coding sequence ATGTCTCAGCCGCCGCCCCCCGAACTCACCAAGCAACTGGAGGCGCTCGGCGGCCATCTGGTATGGCGCATCGGCAAGGACGAGCTGAGCGACAACGTGATCGTGCGTCTGGGTTTCGCCTCGGCCACGCCGCGCTTCGCCCACCTGCCCCGGTTGCGGAGCGCGGGCGACGCCGAGCTGGGCGAGGCGCTGGCGGCAGGACGGCTCGTGATCGAGTGGGTGGACTGA
- a CDS encoding GNAT family N-acetyltransferase, giving the protein MTPPASAEDWLRQPTLRGRFVMLEPLGPEHAADLCAGADDATVRFLARGGPSRHTVEDWAAYLEHLNALPGRVNWAVRWEGRTVGRISYSEVKPADRWVEIGTMLLPAAQGTAANPEAKLLLMTRTFETLGAGRVQFKADARNARSLRALEKLGAVREGVLRQYQLRPDGQGRDSVVFSVLRGEWPEVRAGLERRLARAD; this is encoded by the coding sequence ATGACCCCGCCTGCCTCTGCTGAAGACTGGCTCCGTCAGCCCACGCTGCGGGGCCGTTTCGTCATGCTGGAGCCGCTCGGCCCCGAGCACGCTGCCGATCTGTGCGCCGGGGCGGACGACGCCACCGTTCGATTCCTCGCCCGGGGAGGCCCCAGCCGCCACACGGTGGAGGACTGGGCGGCATACCTGGAGCACCTCAACGCGCTGCCGGGGCGGGTGAACTGGGCCGTGCGCTGGGAAGGCCGGACGGTGGGGCGCATCAGCTACAGCGAGGTCAAACCCGCCGACCGCTGGGTCGAGATCGGAACCATGCTGCTGCCGGCGGCCCAGGGCACCGCCGCCAACCCGGAAGCCAAGCTCCTGCTGATGACCCGCACCTTCGAGACGCTGGGGGCGGGCCGGGTGCAGTTCAAGGCGGATGCCCGCAATGCCCGCAGCCTGCGTGCGCTGGAGAAACTCGGCGCCGTGCGCGAGGGCGTGCTGCGTCAGTACCAGCTGCGGCCCGACGGTCAGGGGCGCGACTCGGTGGTCTTCAGCGTGCTGCGCGGCGAGTGGCCGGAGGTCAGGGCCGGACTGGAGCGGCGGCTGGCGCGGGCAGATTGA
- the recR gene encoding recombination mediator RecR: MKYPPSLVALIRELSRLPGIGPKSAQRLAFHLFEQPRADIERLASALLEAKRDLHVCPICFNITDAEMCDVCSDPARDQRTICVVEEPGDVIAIERSGEYRGLYHVLHGVLSPMNGVGPEKLHIRPLLPRVGEGMEVILATGTTVEGDATALYLQRLLEPLGADVSRIAYGLPVGGALEYADEVTLGRALTGRQRVSPPRPPRRSQDEDGEGLTAAVRP, from the coding sequence ATGAAATACCCTCCCTCCCTCGTCGCGCTGATCCGCGAGCTCTCGCGACTGCCAGGCATCGGCCCCAAGAGCGCGCAACGGCTCGCCTTCCACCTGTTCGAGCAGCCGCGCGCCGACATCGAGCGCCTCGCCTCGGCGCTGCTTGAAGCCAAGCGCGACCTGCACGTCTGCCCGATCTGCTTTAACATCACCGACGCCGAGATGTGCGACGTGTGCAGTGACCCGGCGCGCGACCAGCGCACCATCTGCGTGGTCGAGGAACCCGGCGACGTGATCGCCATCGAGCGCAGCGGCGAGTACCGCGGGCTCTATCACGTGCTGCACGGTGTTCTGAGCCCGATGAACGGCGTCGGCCCGGAAAAGCTTCACATCCGCCCCCTGCTGCCACGCGTGGGCGAAGGGATGGAGGTCATCCTCGCCACCGGCACGACGGTGGAGGGGGACGCCACCGCGCTTTACCTCCAGCGCCTGCTCGAGCCGCTCGGCGCCGACGTGAGCCGCATCGCCTACGGCCTGCCGGTGGGCGGCGCCCTCGAATACGCCGACGAGGTCACGCTGGGCCGCGCCCTGACGGGCCGCCAGCGCGTGAGCCCCCCGCGCCCTCCGCGGCGGTCCCAGGACGAGGATGGAGAGGGCCTGACCGCCGCCGTGCGCCCTTAG
- a CDS encoding YbaB/EbfC family nucleoid-associated protein, producing MDMKKLMKQMQQAQVAATKIQEDLAAQSVEGTASGLVTVSMNGHGKVTGLKIKPEAVDGDDVEALEDLILAAINDAADKADDLQREATKGLGLPGF from the coding sequence ATGGACATGAAGAAGCTGATGAAGCAGATGCAGCAGGCCCAGGTCGCGGCCACCAAGATTCAGGAAGATCTCGCCGCCCAGAGCGTCGAGGGCACGGCGAGCGGGCTGGTGACGGTTTCGATGAACGGTCACGGCAAGGTGACGGGCCTCAAGATCAAGCCGGAGGCGGTGGACGGCGACGATGTCGAGGCCCTTGAAGACCTGATTCTCGCAGCCATCAACGACGCGGCCGACAAGGCCGACGACCTTCAGCGCGAGGCGACCAAGGGCCTGGGTCTGCCCGGCTTCTGA
- a CDS encoding Lrp/AsnC family transcriptional regulator, whose translation MKSSGQTLDALDQSILQELQQDSRLSMRELGRRVGLSAPAVTERVRRLEEARIVLGYGVRVSSKPLGRSITAFIGVKDSGRNDPALVRWARERDGVLECHSVTGDNSCMLKVALPDVAALETLLGELIDLGFTCDTSIVLSTPLEGKLLLPPA comes from the coding sequence ATGAAGTCCTCTGGTCAAACGCTCGACGCCCTCGATCAAAGCATCTTGCAGGAGTTGCAGCAGGACTCACGCCTGAGCATGCGCGAACTCGGGCGCCGGGTCGGGCTGTCGGCGCCGGCGGTGACCGAGCGGGTGCGGCGGCTGGAGGAAGCCAGGATCGTGCTGGGCTACGGCGTGCGGGTGTCGAGCAAACCGCTCGGGCGCTCGATCACGGCGTTTATCGGCGTCAAGGACAGTGGGCGCAACGACCCGGCGCTGGTGCGGTGGGCCCGCGAGCGCGACGGCGTGCTCGAATGCCACTCGGTCACCGGAGACAACTCATGCATGCTCAAGGTGGCGCTGCCCGACGTGGCGGCGCTGGAAACGCTGCTCGGGGAGTTGATCGACCTGGGCTTTACCTGCGACACCTCAATTGTGCTGAGCACGCCGCTCGAGGGCAAGCTGCTGCTGCCGCCGGCCTGA
- a CDS encoding DUF937 domain-containing protein → MMDIFNMLGGMGGAQQRVSQQLGTSPQQTASALEAAVPLLLGAMTRNAAQPGGLDALSGALNRHDGSALDAFQTGQMPDLQDGQKILGHVFGGQQQAAANAISQRSGINPQMAMQLLMMVAPLILGYLSRQRQGGMAGQSGMGGQGQMGGDLGSILGGLLGGGAAGGLGGLLGGMLGGQGQAAGYPQPQTGYSQTQQGGQMFPGFPGSAQTGGYQTQGQMGQTQMGQGGDLFGTLNRTLDRDGDGNALNDLIGMFGGRR, encoded by the coding sequence ATGATGGACATCTTCAACATGCTCGGCGGAATGGGCGGAGCCCAGCAGCGCGTAAGCCAGCAGCTCGGCACCAGTCCCCAGCAGACCGCCTCGGCCCTCGAAGCCGCCGTGCCGCTGCTGCTCGGCGCGATGACCCGCAACGCCGCGCAGCCCGGCGGGCTCGACGCGCTCTCGGGCGCCCTGAACCGGCACGACGGCAGCGCCCTCGACGCCTTCCAGACCGGTCAGATGCCGGATCTGCAAGACGGGCAGAAGATCCTCGGGCACGTCTTCGGCGGGCAGCAGCAGGCCGCCGCCAACGCGATCAGCCAGCGCTCGGGCATCAACCCGCAGATGGCGATGCAGCTCCTGATGATGGTCGCGCCCCTGATTCTCGGCTACCTCAGCCGCCAGCGTCAGGGCGGGATGGCTGGGCAGAGTGGAATGGGCGGCCAGGGGCAGATGGGCGGAGACCTCGGCTCGATTCTCGGGGGGCTGCTCGGCGGCGGCGCAGCAGGGGGCCTCGGCGGGCTGCTCGGCGGAATGCTCGGCGGTCAGGGTCAAGCGGCGGGCTACCCGCAGCCCCAGACCGGCTACTCTCAAACCCAGCAGGGAGGCCAGATGTTCCCCGGCTTCCCCGGAAGCGCCCAGACAGGCGGCTACCAGACGCAGGGGCAGATGGGCCAGACCCAAATGGGCCAGGGCGGCGACCTCTTCGGGACCCTGAACCGCACCCTCGACCGCGACGGCGACGGCAACGCCCTGAACGACCTGATCGGCATGTTCGGCGGGCGCCGTTAA
- a CDS encoding zinc metallopeptidase — MDFLAFLGPYGPLILLVFVASMLIQGYLSRTYRKWGNIRNPRNLTGAEVARMMLDDNGLRHIPVEAVPGHLSDHYDPIKKAVRLSESTYGVPSVGAIAVAAHEVGHAVQDKVRMPALVLRGHMAVPLSIGMNLAPWMVMLGLLIQATGLIWVGAVLFGAALLFHLVTLPVEFDASRRALVYLRERGVSGGGEAQAGAQQVLTAAALTYVAGFAMALAQFLNILGLARSND; from the coding sequence ATGGACTTTCTGGCCTTTCTAGGACCATATGGACCGCTGATTTTACTTGTGTTCGTCGCCTCGATGCTGATTCAGGGGTACCTTAGCCGCACCTACCGCAAGTGGGGCAACATTCGTAATCCGCGCAACCTGACCGGCGCCGAAGTCGCCCGGATGATGCTCGACGACAACGGCTTGCGGCACATCCCGGTCGAGGCGGTGCCTGGACACCTGAGCGACCACTACGACCCGATCAAGAAGGCGGTGCGCCTCTCGGAAAGCACCTACGGCGTGCCGAGCGTCGGCGCGATCGCGGTGGCGGCCCACGAGGTCGGGCACGCGGTGCAGGACAAGGTGCGGATGCCTGCGCTCGTGCTGCGCGGTCATATGGCCGTTCCGCTGAGCATCGGCATGAACCTCGCGCCCTGGATGGTCATGCTTGGCCTGTTGATCCAGGCGACGGGCCTGATCTGGGTAGGAGCCGTGCTGTTCGGCGCCGCGCTGCTCTTTCACCTCGTCACCCTGCCAGTTGAGTTCGACGCGAGCCGCCGCGCGCTGGTGTACCTCCGGGAACGCGGCGTCAGTGGAGGCGGCGAGGCGCAGGCCGGCGCCCAGCAGGTGCTGACTGCCGCCGCCCTGACCTACGTGGCCGGCTTCGCGATGGCCCTGGCGCAGTTCCTGAACATCCTCGGCCTCGCGCGCAGCAACGACTGA
- a CDS encoding VanZ family protein, translating to MSQAALPPDLSPDPPAFPEPARRGDRRWWLPSVLLLAAIWILSSLPDTPGPALPHPLDWAAHALTYLALGYSLARATGSARTALVLVAWWGALDEVHQAFVPQRDAGIEDWLFDLLGGLVGVGLARRQGKA from the coding sequence TTGAGTCAGGCCGCCCTTCCGCCCGACCTCTCCCCCGACCCGCCTGCGTTTCCTGAGCCGGCCCGCCGGGGCGACCGCCGCTGGTGGCTTCCGAGTGTGCTCCTGCTCGCCGCGATCTGGATCCTGAGCAGCCTGCCCGACACGCCGGGGCCGGCGCTGCCGCACCCGCTCGACTGGGCCGCGCATGCGCTGACCTACCTCGCGCTGGGCTACTCCCTCGCGCGGGCCACCGGGAGTGCCCGCACCGCTCTGGTGCTCGTCGCGTGGTGGGGCGCCCTCGACGAGGTGCATCAGGCGTTCGTGCCGCAGCGCGACGCCGGCATCGAGGACTGGCTCTTCGATCTGCTCGGCGGCCTCGTCGGGGTGGGGCTCGCCCGGCGGCAGGGAAAGGCATAA
- a CDS encoding VOC family protein: MILDHIGIATPDLELGSAPYLALGLSPEGPDEVVEAQGVRVRVFRVGESMIELLMPTRPESAIARYLEKNRPGLHHTAYRVENVAAEVERLRAGGATFLTPAPGPGLHGTRVIFLHPKWGQGTLIELVEHPHEETAH; encoded by the coding sequence ATGATCCTGGATCACATCGGTATTGCGACGCCCGATCTGGAGCTGGGCAGTGCGCCTTACCTCGCGCTCGGGCTCTCGCCGGAGGGTCCCGACGAGGTGGTGGAGGCCCAGGGGGTGCGGGTGCGCGTCTTCCGGGTGGGCGAGTCGATGATTGAGCTGCTGATGCCGACGCGCCCGGAGAGCGCCATCGCGCGTTACCTTGAAAAAAACCGTCCCGGACTGCACCACACCGCCTACCGGGTGGAGAACGTCGCCGCTGAGGTCGAGCGGCTGCGCGCGGGGGGCGCCACTTTCCTGACTCCGGCGCCGGGGCCGGGGCTGCACGGCACCCGCGTGATCTTCCTGCATCCCAAGTGGGGTCAGGGCACCCTGATCGAACTTGTCGAGCACCCGCACGAAGAGACCGCGCATTGA